Proteins encoded in a region of the Gopherus flavomarginatus isolate rGopFla2 chromosome 19, rGopFla2.mat.asm, whole genome shotgun sequence genome:
- the PSPH gene encoding phosphoserine phosphatase isoform X2 yields the protein MASLLELKEIFRNADAVCFDVDSTVIREEGIDELAKFCGVGDAVAEMTRRVMGGSVTFKAALTARLGLIRPSWEQVQKLISEHPPQLTPGIRELVSRLHQRGIQVFLISGGFQSIVEHVALQVNIPTANVFANRLKFYFNGEYAGFDETQPTAESGGKGKVISHLKEQFHFKKVVMIGDGATDMEACPPADCFIGFGGNVIRKQVKEKAKWYITHFDELLKELEER from the exons ATGGCCTCCCTCTTGGAGCTGAAGGAAATCTTCCGCAATGCCGATGCAGTGTGCTTTGATGTGGATAGTACAGTCATCAGAGAAGAAGGAATTGATGAGCTGGCGAAGTTCTGTGGAGTTGGGGATGCTGTGGCAGAAAT GACACGGAGAGTTATGGGAGGCTCCGTGACATTCAAAGCTGCTTTAACGGCACGACTAGGACTTATACGTCCCTCCTGGGAGCAAGTGCAAAAACTAATTTCAGAACATCCTCCTCAGCTCACACCGGGCATAAG GGAGCTGGTAAGCAGGCTTCATCAGCGAGGCATCCAAGTCTTCTTAATATCCGGCGGGTTTCAGAGCATTGTGGAGCATGTCGCTTTACAGGTGAACATTCCAACAGCAAACGTGTTTGCCAATAGGCTGAAGTTTTACTTTAATG GAGAATATGCAGGGTTTGATGAGACACAACCGACGGCTGAATCAGGTGGAAAAGGAAAGGTTATTAGTCATCTGAAGGAACAGTTTCACTTTAAGAAGGTAGTTATGATTGGAGATGGAGCTACagacatggaagcatgtccccctGCT GATTGCTTCATTGGATTTGGAGGAAATGTAATCAGGAAACAAGTAAAGGAGAAAGCCAAATGGTACATTACTCACTTTGATGAACTGCTTAAAGAACTGGAAGAAAGATAA
- the PSPH gene encoding phosphoserine phosphatase isoform X1 produces the protein MAQHRVQCSDRQKELLFSGSRKLPRRMASLLELKEIFRNADAVCFDVDSTVIREEGIDELAKFCGVGDAVAEMTRRVMGGSVTFKAALTARLGLIRPSWEQVQKLISEHPPQLTPGIRELVSRLHQRGIQVFLISGGFQSIVEHVALQVNIPTANVFANRLKFYFNGEYAGFDETQPTAESGGKGKVISHLKEQFHFKKVVMIGDGATDMEACPPADCFIGFGGNVIRKQVKEKAKWYITHFDELLKELEER, from the exons ATGGCTCAACACAGAGTGCAGTGCAGTGACCGGCAGAAAGAACTTCTCTTCTCTGGCAGCAGGAAGCTTCCCAGAAGGATGGCCTCCCTCTTGGAGCTGAAGGAAATCTTCCGCAATGCCGATGCAGTGTGCTTTGATGTGGATAGTACAGTCATCAGAGAAGAAGGAATTGATGAGCTGGCGAAGTTCTGTGGAGTTGGGGATGCTGTGGCAGAAAT GACACGGAGAGTTATGGGAGGCTCCGTGACATTCAAAGCTGCTTTAACGGCACGACTAGGACTTATACGTCCCTCCTGGGAGCAAGTGCAAAAACTAATTTCAGAACATCCTCCTCAGCTCACACCGGGCATAAG GGAGCTGGTAAGCAGGCTTCATCAGCGAGGCATCCAAGTCTTCTTAATATCCGGCGGGTTTCAGAGCATTGTGGAGCATGTCGCTTTACAGGTGAACATTCCAACAGCAAACGTGTTTGCCAATAGGCTGAAGTTTTACTTTAATG GAGAATATGCAGGGTTTGATGAGACACAACCGACGGCTGAATCAGGTGGAAAAGGAAAGGTTATTAGTCATCTGAAGGAACAGTTTCACTTTAAGAAGGTAGTTATGATTGGAGATGGAGCTACagacatggaagcatgtccccctGCT GATTGCTTCATTGGATTTGGAGGAAATGTAATCAGGAAACAAGTAAAGGAGAAAGCCAAATGGTACATTACTCACTTTGATGAACTGCTTAAAGAACTGGAAGAAAGATAA
- the NIPSNAP2 gene encoding protein NipSnap homolog 2 produces MATRVLLRRSLGGVGGLDRAGPRLPARGSLALRGLASSTNRAGEDSWLKSLFVRKVDPRKDAHSNLLAKKETSSLYKIQFHNVKPEYLDAYNKLCQEVLPKIHEEKHYPCSLVGTWNTWYGEQDQAVHLWRYEGGYPALTEVMNKLRQNKEFTEFRKERGNMLLSRKNQLLLEFSFWNEPVPREGPNIYELRSYQLRPGTMIEWGNYWARAIRFRQDNNEAVGGFFSQIGQLYMVHHLWAYKDLQSREDTRNAAWNKHGWDELVYYTVPLIQEMESRIMIPLKISPLQ; encoded by the exons ATGGCGACTCGAGTGCTGCTGCGGCGGAGCCTGGGGGGAGTCGGCGGGCTGGACAGGGCAGGGCCTCGCCTCCCGGCCCGCGGCAGCCTGGCCCTCAG GGGGCTGGCATCATCAACTAACAGAGCAGGTGAAGACAGCTGGTTAAAATCACTCTTTGTTCGCAAAGTGGATCCAAGGAAAGATGCTCATTCCAATCTACTAGCCAAAAAGGAGACCAGCAGTCTGTATAAAATACAGT TTCACAATGTAAAGCCAGAATACCTAGATGCCTACAACAAACTTTG TCAAGAGGTGCTGCCAAAGATTCATGAAGAAAAACACTACCCGTGTTCACTGGTGGGGACTTGGAACACGTGGTACGGAGAGCAAGATCAGGCTG TACATCTCTGGCGGTATGAAGGAGGCTATCCAGCTCTTACTGAGGTCATGAATAAGCTCCGACAAAATAAA GAATTCACGGAATTTCGCAAAGAAAGGGGTAACATGCTTCTCTCTCGCAAGAACCAGCTTCTGTTGGAATTTAGTTTCTGGAATGAACCTGTTCCCAGGGAGGGTCCTAATATTTATGAACTGAGATCTTATCAACTTAGA CCTGGAACAATGATTGAATGGGGCAACTACTG GGCTCGTGCTATTCGTTTCCGACAGGACAATAATGAAGCAGTTGGAGGCTTTTTCTCACAAATCGGACAGTTATATATGGTTCATCATCTTTGGG CTTACAAAGACCTCCAGTCCAGAGAAGATACAAGAAATGCTGCATGGAATAAACATGGCTGGGATGAACTAGTATATTATACAG TGCCACTTATTCAGGAAATGGAGTCCAGAATCATGATACCATTGAAGATCTCTCCACTTCAGTAA